The Nitrososphaerota archaeon nucleotide sequence AGGTTTGTGACCGTGGCCCGGTAGGTCCCCAATGGGATCATTCTGAGGTTCACCGTCCCGTCCCCGCCTGTCACAGTATGGAGTACCGTTCCGTTGGCAAGCGTGACCGTAACGCCCGCGCCTCCGACAGGGAATCCAAGCAGGTCTTTCACGATGATTGTCGCGTCGTAGACCCGGGTGTTCACGTCCACTGTGCCTGCCTGGCTCACCACGAACGGCGTCGCTTGAGGCATGGTGACGTCCTCCCCGTGCCAGGTGATTCCGACGATGCTCAGCTTGGAACCGTTGTCGGCCCAAACCTGATTCCCTATCACGTTGTGCGTTTCCCCGTTGACATCCACTTGCATCACAGAGGGTTGCAGCACGTTGGCTCCGCTGCTATCCTTCACTACAATCGTGACGAGGTATTGGGTCGCACTGAAGAAGTGCACGGTGTGCTGAGCGTCCATGATGATCTCTGATGTCGTGACCAGGTTCGCCCCGCCCGAAGATGTGATAGGTCCATTGTCGATGGTCCAAGAAGCGACCCGCTGGCGTGTGCCCCCGTCGGTCCCATAGGTGCCGTTTGTCATGACCTTCAGGGTGGTTCCGGAGTCGTACCATCCGGTGTCGCCTGCGATGGGGGGATTCGCGCTGTAGGTAGAGCCTCCGCCCCCAACGACCACGAGAAGATACTGGACGGCTTTGTTTGAGGCGATTGATTGCGACGATGAAATCGAGGCCAGGTCGAGAAGTGTGATGCTTCCTGAAGAAGCTACGGGTTGCTGTGCCGCTCCGTTGACGGAGAACGAGGCGAGCCTGTATCCAGTGGTCAGATTCCTCCCCCAGACTCCGTTCGCCGTGACAATGATCCTCGACCCGGAGTCGTACCAGTAGTTGTCCCCGGTCAGAGTCGGAGGTGTCACAGACCTCAGGGCTTGGGTCGTCAGGGCGTCCAGGGTCAACTCATACTGCTTCACTGCGCTGACGGTGATCGTCTCAGGGGAGGTCAAAGAAAATGAGTTCAGGACAACGACAGATCCAGCGGTGGCCTCGCTAATCGGTGGTCCGCTGTTCACAGAGTAGGAAACCGTCCTCTCCCCGCTCCCCGACGCTCTTCCGAAGACCCCGTCTAGGGAAAAGCTGACCGCCGTTCCCGAATCGTACCAGTAGTTATCCCCGGCGATCGTCGGTTGCGTCGCTGAAGAGACACCGTAGGTTCCAGTGAGTATGACTTCCAGTTGTGTTACTGTCGCCGTGTGCAGGAGGTGCGGTGCACTCATTGTAATCACTGCCGGGAAGGTGCCAGAGGTCAGTACGGAGACTGTGGCACTCGAGTCCACCCACCAAATCGCCACCCTTGACCCTGTGCCCGAAGCCCTCCCGAACACGCCGTTCCCCGAATAGGTGACCTGGGTTCCGGCGTCATACCAGTGGCTGTCCCCTGGGATAGGCGTGGGGGTGATTGTCGCA carries:
- a CDS encoding carboxypeptidase-like regulatory domain-containing protein, encoding MSNRKLLLFGVVLLLAVVSFPLRPVSAATVTVTITVTVAEAGAPGLPFTWTVIGCGGGSGPTGSAVPLTLTASCAYTINTPADGLTQRDRLTSGSTYVMSLPEAGCATSCSVSDTAHVQELLTVSANCNGAAVSPTSPTSDRWFNYGASVTVTCNGIWGRASGTGTRAVSWNWDGGANTNVATTATFTTSSQTMNGGHTMNVNVGTQYQLTIDPKATAALASVTIPTITSDNYWYDTGTSVTYTGNSVFHRVSGVGNRSTSWYLDAGVPTTLSTTGTFTIPVTMTSAHAVHVTLKAQYRITLDTGATSGLNAITSPTIASDNYWYDTGTAVTLTLNGAYSRTAGTGDRLQSYTINGGTAVAVSTAGTATVFNAQAIISAQSVAGTTTTQYLLTLDSGAASALATITPTPIPGDSHWYDAGTQVTYSGNGVFGRASGTGSRVAIWWVDSSATVSVLTSGTFPAVITMSAPHLLHTATVTQLEVILTGTYGVSSATQPTIAGDNYWYDSGTAVSFSLDGVFGRASGSGERTVSYSVNSGPPISEATAGSVVVLNSFSLTSPETITVSAVKQYELTLDALTTQALRSVTPPTLTGDNYWYDSGSRIIVTANGVWGRNLTTGYRLASFSVNGAAQQPVASSGSITLLDLASISSSQSIASNKAVQYLLVVVGGGGSTYSANPPIAGDTGWYDSGTTLKVMTNGTYGTDGGTRQRVASWTIDNGPITSSGGANLVTTSEIIMDAQHTVHFFSATQYLVTIVVKDSSGANVLQPSVMQVDVNGETHNVIGNQVWADNGSKLSIVGITWHGEDVTMPQATPFVVSQAGTVDVNTRVYDATIIVKDLLGFPVGGAGVTVTLANGTVLHTVTGGDGTVNLRMIPLGTYRATVTNLGTSSSISGDASVQSTAEVHISLSYSTIGGIILVIVLVVIAIVLIRRRPSKESVY